A genomic region of Colletotrichum destructivum chromosome 1, complete sequence contains the following coding sequences:
- a CDS encoding Putative alcohol dehydrogenase, zinc-type, GroES-like superfamily, NAD(P)-binding domain superfamily gives MSFNLSWPSATMRAVVYHGTPFEMTVQDVAKPTILNETDVVVRVTTSAVCGSDLHIYRGYMGGAVPWTMGHEAVGYISEVGDAVSSFAVGDYVIVPDTVSPDQLEMEPTSKEYFGFGNSEMGLGGLQAEYARVPFADTNLIPIPLTHETANSTIEHDYLTVSDIFATGWAGIDYSGFQPGDSIAVFGAGPVGLLSAYSAILRGASKVYVVDHVEERLELAASIGAIPINFAKNDPVSQILAREPRGVMRAVDCVGMEALNTNLEMDESVVVQQMVDVVHFGGGIGQLGVFSAQDSSPGAPYGSTISPTIPFPISTFFAKGLSFRTGAVDPKKYAPLLIDLINSGKAHPSFVISAVVGIEDAPEYYSRFNGKNETKVAIYFAE, from the exons ATGTCTTTCAATCTTTCGTGGCCCAGTGCGACCATGCGCGCTGTCGTTTACCATGGCACTCCCTTCGAAATGACCGTGCAAGACGTCGCCAAGCCAACAATCCTCAACGAAACCGATGTCGTTGTGCGGGTGACAACCTCGGCCGTGTGCGGATCCGACTTGCACATCTACCGTGGCTACATGGGCGGTGCCGTGCCATGGACGATGGgccacgaggccgtcggctATATCTCAGAGGTTGGCGACGCCGTGTCTTCCTTCGCCGTCGGAGACTACGTCATTGTTCCCGACACCGTGTCTCCGGATCAGCTGGAGATGGAGCCGACGTCGAAGGAGTATTTTGGCTTTGGTAACAGCGAAATGGGTCTCGGTGGGCTCCAAG CCGAGTATGCGAGGGTCCCGTTCGCCGACACCAACTTGATCCCTATTCCCCTGACCCATGAAACCGCCAACTCGACGATCGAGCATGACTACCTCACTGTATCGGACATCTTCGCCACGGGGTGGGCCGGAATCGACTACAGCGGCTTCCAGCCCGGTGATtccatcgccgtcttcggggCCGGTCCCGTCGGGCTGCTTTCTGCTTACTCGGCCATCTTGCGTGGGGCTTCCAAGGTCTACGTTGTTGACCACGTCGAGGAACGCCTCGAGCTTGCTGCCTCCATCGGAGCTATCCCGATCAACTTCGCAAAGAACGATCCCGTCTCCCAGATCTTGGCGCGCGAACCGCGCGGGGTGATGCGCGCCGTCGACTGTGTTGGTATGGAGGCTCTGAACACCAACCTTGAGATGGACGAGAGCGTCGTTGTGCAGCAGATGGTTGATGTGGTTCACTTCGGAGGAGGCATCGGTCAGCTTGGCGTCTTCAGTGCCCAGGACAGCTCGCCTGGTGCGCCGTACGGTAGCACCATCTCGCCCACGATCCCTTTTCCCATCTCGACCTTTTTCGCCAAGGGGTTGAGCTTCCGAACGGGAGCTGTAGATCCAAAGAAGTACGCTCCCCTGCTGATCGACCTTATCAACAGCGGTAAAGCCCATCCCAGCTTCGTGATCAGTGCCGTCGTTGGCATTGAGGATGCGCCAGAGTACTACAGCCGCTTCAATGGCAAGAATGAGACGAAGGTCGCCATCTACTTTGCGGAGTAA
- a CDS encoding Putative cytochrome P450, translating into MWYDAVYIALLVWGPVLYIVTQIVRQYVRLRHIRGPPCAGFSPWWLLRAVYSGNMHLKFYEANQQYGSLVRVGPKDVVTSDPDLMRHMLGVRTKYTRSDWYHAMRLDPRHDNVLSTRDDATHTKLRSQMAGGYSGKEVTNLEAKIDDNILRFMALIDTYASENKRFDFGLKTQYFTLDVISDLAFGQPFGDLTSDSDVHDYIHTTEQNMPNIVVAAVLPWLLTMLSWPLLQRLLPSESDTKGLGVLIRMAKEIAGERFGPSKKTKQDMLGSFVAHGLTQEEASSEILMQMCDSLSLPTRCFSKTPLTPLDRLAGSDMTATAIRATLLHIITNRRVLTALCAEIKEARPSWPVVTEAEARKMRYLQAVIKEGLRIFPAVVGQMSKEVPKGGDTFKGVYLPEGTRIGYGAWGIFRRAEVWGQDADEFRPDRWLEADAERSRLMETTLELVFGHGKWKCLGRNVAMMELQKVFVELLRRYELVLCDPTKPWKSLNYGIFLQSQFWVRAYKISEQN; encoded by the exons ATGTGGTATGACGCCGTTTATATAGCTCTCTTGGTGTGGGGTCCAGTCTTGTACATCGTGACACAAATCGTTCGTCAGTATGTACGGCTGCGACACATACGCGGTCCTCCCTGCGCAGGCTTCTCTCCCTGGTGGCTTCTGCGAGCGGTATACAGCGGCAACATGCACCTAAAGTTCTATGAGGCAAACCAGCAATATG GCTCTCTTGTTCGGGTCGGTCCGAAGGATGTTGTGACGAGCGACCCCGACCTCATGAGGCACATGCTCGGTGTGCGCACGAAATACACCCGTTCGGACTGGTACCACGCCATGAGGCTGGATCCTCGGCACGACAACGTGCTATCCACCCGAGACGATGCAACGCATACCAAGCTTCGATCCCAGATGGCGGGAGGG TATTCCGGCAAAGAAGTCACCAATCTCGAAGCCAAGATAGACGACAACATTCTTCGCTTCATGGCTCTGATCGATACCTATGCTTCCGAGAACAAACGGTTTGACTTTGGCTTGAAGACGCAGTATTTCACCCTCGACGTCATCTCTGACCTCGCATTCGGCCAGCCGTTCGGCGACCTGACGTCCGATTCGGATGTTCACGACTACATCCACACGACGGAACAGAACATGCCGAACATCGTCGTTGCGGCCGTCCTGCCCTGGCTGCTGACCATGCTATCATGGCCTTTGCTCCAGCGGCTGTTGCCTTCGGAAAGCGATACCAAAGGCCTTGGGGTGCTGATCCG GATGGCAAAAGAAATTGCGGGCGAACGCTTTGGGCCGAGCAAGAAAACAAAGCAGGATATGCTTGGTTCGTTCGTGGCGCACGGGCTGACACAGGAAGAGGCATCGTCGGAGATTCTCATGCAGATGTGCGACTCATTGAGTCTCCCTACGCGTTGCTTCTCAAAGACCCCGCTGACTCCGCTTGACAGACTAGCTGGATCGGACATGACGGCCACGGCGATACGGGCTACGCTGCTTCACATCATCACGAACCGACGCGTGCTCACGGCTCTTTGTGCGGAAATCAAAGAAGCACGGCCGTCCTGGCCCGTCGTGACAGAAGCGGAAGCGCGCAAGATGAGATATCTGCAAGCCGTCATCAAGGAAGGCTTACGGATCTTCCCAGCCGTCGTAGGTCAGATGTCGAAAGAGGTCCCAAAAGGCGGCGACACTTTCAAGGGCGTCTACTTGCCAGAGGGAACTCGGATCGGGTACGGGGCGTGGGGGATTTTCCGTCGAGCTGAAGTGTGGGGGCAGGACGCAGACGAGTTCCGGCCAGATCGATGGCTTGAGGCAGATGCGGAGCGGTCGAGGTTGATGGAAACAACGCTGGAGCTCGTGTTTGGGCATGGGAAATGGAAATGTTTGGGCAGAAAcgtggcgatgatggagctACAGAAAGTTTTTGTCGAG CTGCTGCGGAGGTACGAGTTGGTTTTGTGTGACCCTACGAAGCCGTGGAAGTCATTGAACTATGGGATCTTCTTGCAGTCCCAATTCTGGGTCAGGGCATACAAAATAAGCGAACAAAACTAA
- a CDS encoding Putative chromo/chromo shadow domain, Chromo-like domain superfamily protein encodes MVERQIPPTKTTQLVTPQQPVQTQLVCKNEITDCDVDTKAELPGTVDVSVKPLCAAGTPVVHSKPRVTETERAAADSASPRPGLLALVKTFFWKIKDSLTDVHHGSAAMTPSAQLNVTSPSQGPQSKHDDAILGMAKTAADSSCVATRAHVDATTFADQPQERRVLDQASAPIKLVKEDTPGQSPPPRFWSAANLHTATVRMAVDDQADDISPMRTDVGRLRPAVNTTDNADVHSETHELLPFDKIIGHRQDPRTETLFQMRVRWKNGSLTWEPEAHIQKCADQHLFSYWNGEKGKRIGAMADKYLWHVLEVKRHKRTSHGNVYLYISWIGSPERSWEPESRMMHFAQAIVEDYWIAIGGRDKVVTSVAGRPKRHRRRFRNAAAALETAVNAQTSGMRPERSTAWKRDYHGHPRLVEVADEVALAALEVETKAPRTERVTHESGQPANTTHIQPPRKRRRLS; translated from the coding sequence ATGGTCGAGCGACAGATCCCCCCAACGAAGACAACGCAACTGGTCACGCCTCAGCAACCCGTCCAAACGCAGCTGGTGTGCAAGAACGAGATCACCGATTGTGACGTTGACACCAAAGCTGAATTACCAGGCACTGTCGACGTCTCCGTGAAGCCCTTGTGTGCCGCCGGTACGCCTGTGGTCCATTCGAAACCACGCgtcaccgagaccgagagagCTGCCGCCGACTCCGCCAGCCCGCGGCCTGGTCTTCTTGCGTTGGTCAAGACCTTCTTTTGGAAGATCAAAGACAGCCTGACTGACGTTCACCATGGCTCTGCCGCCATGACGCCATCCGCTCAGCTCAACGTGACCAGTCCTAGCCAGGGTCCGCAGTCCAAGCACGACGACGCGATACTTGGCATGGCGAAAACGGCAGCCGACTCCTCATGTGTTGCTACACGCGCCCATGTTGACGCAACGACTTTCGCTGATCAACCGCAGGAGCGTCGTGTTCTTGATCAAGCAAGCGCGCCTATCAAGCTTGTCAAAGAAGATACGCCAGGTCaatcccctcctccacggTTTTGGTCCGCTGCTAATCTTCACACAGCGACTGTCAGAATGGCGGTTGATGACCAAGCGGACGATATTTCGCCTATGCGGACAGACGTAGGCCGACTTCGGCCTGCCGTTAACACGACAGACAACGCGGATGTGCACAGCGAGACACACGAGCTGCTCCCCTTCGACAAAATCATTGGTCACCGTCAAGACCCCCGGACCGAGACCTTATTTCAAATGCGAGTGCGCTGGAAGAACGGCAGTCTGACATGGGAGCCTGAAGCGCATATCCAAAAATGCGCTGACCAGCATCTTTTCTCATATTGGAATGGGGAGAAGGGCAAACGCATAggcgccatggccgacaagTACCTATGGCACGTTCTTGAGGTTAAAAGGCATAAGCGAACGTCTCATGGCAACGTATACCTATACATTTCTTGGATCGGGTCTCCTGAGCGATCGTGGGAGCCTGAGAGTCGCATGATGCATTTCGCGCAGGCAATTGTGGAGGACTATTGGATTGCCATAGGCGGACGCGATAAGGTAGTGACATCGGTGGCTGGGAGGCCGAAAAGACATCGTCGCCGATTTCGAAACGCGGCAGCGGCTCTGGAGACAGCAGTTAACGCGCAGACGAGCGGAATGAGGCCAGAAAGGTCAACAGCATGGAAAAGAGACTATCATGGTCATCCGAGGCTTGTTGAGGTGGCGGATGAGGTGGCGCTAGCGGCGTTGGAAGTCGAGACGAAGGCCCCGAGGACTGAGCGCGTCACACACGAAAGTGGACAGCCAGCGAACACCACCCACATACAGCCGCCAAGGAAGCGCCGTCGTTTATCATGA